The region CGTAGCGATCACTACCGTTATCATCTACATCCTCTTTAGCGAGACGGCAGTCTTCTTCGAAAAAGTGATCGAGATTCATCACGAATCTCTAGTAGCTGCCCTTGCAGAATTTTTAACAACTACAGAGTGGTCCCCCTTAATTGAGCCGGTTACTATTGGTGTTTGGGCACTGCTATCGGCAACTATTACGACCTGCGTTATTGCTAGCCTTGTTGCAATTCCCTTCGGGACAATTGGTGCCATCTATCTCAGTGAGTTTGCCCCTGCCAAGGTGCGAGAAATTCTAAAGCCGATTTTGGAACTACTGGCGGCGGTGCCGACAGTGGTCTATGGCTATTTTGCCCTCCTATTTGTTACACCCCTGCTACAAAAAATCATTCTGGCTGTGCAGAAATGGTATGAACCGGGGAAAGAACCATGGGAATACTACGAGCTCCCCGGATTTAATATGCTGGGGGCGGGCATTGTGGTTGGTTTGATGGTCATTCCCTACGTTATGAGTATGGCTGAGGATGCCCTACAAGCGATTCCTAGCCATTTACGGGAAGGCTCCTACGCCATGGGGGCAACTCGCCTACAAACAGCCCTGCGAGTACTATTGCCTGCGGCAACCTCAGGCTTGATTGCAGCCTACATCTTGGGTTTGGCACGGGCTGTTGGTGAAACAATGATTGTTGCTGTGGCTGCTGGTTTGCAACCCAAATTTACCTTCAATCCCCTTGAAGGCGCTGCAACCACAACGGCTTTTATCGTCTCGGCGAGTCTTGGAGACTTGCCCCATGGTTCCTTGGAGTACCAGTCTATTTTTGCAGCGGGAATCATGCTCTTTTTTGTGACATTCCTCATGAATGTGGCCGGTTACTTTATTAGCCGCCGCTATCGGGAGGTGTACTAAATGATTGACATGCTGCGGAACCCTTTGGCGATTCGAGCCTCTGTAAAGGCAAGGACGCGCTGGGAAAAGTTTTTTATTTTCCTTGGCCTTTTTTCTATCGCCATTGCGCTGCTGACACTGGTACTGCTGGTAGGAGATTTGCTCCTGCGGGGGGCTCCTATACTGAACTGGAAGTTTTTCACGTCACCTCCCAGTGGAGATCCTGCTGAAGCAGGGATTTTAACCGCATGGGTAGGTAGCTTACTGGTTATTCTGGTTACAATTGTTGTTGCTGTACCATTAGGAGTGGCAGCGGGCATCTACCTTGAGGAGTATGCGCCGAAGAATTGGCTGCTTGATTTCATTGAAATCAACATCACCAATTTGGCTGGTGTTCCCTCCATCATTTATGGCCTGTTGGCCCTGGGGTTCTTTGTCTATATCCTCAAGTGGGGTGAAAGTATTCTGACCGCTGGCTGCACCCTAGCCTTGTTGATTTTACCGGTGATCATTGTCGCCACACGGGAAGCGATTCGCGCGATTCCCCAAGGTATTCGTGAGGGTGCCTATGCTGTGGGGGCCACCCGTTGGCAAACCATCGCCGATCACATCTTGCCCTACTCCATGGGTGGGATTCTCACTGGTGTGATCGTGGGGGTGTCGCGGGCCTTGGGAGAAACGGCGCCACTTGTCACTATCGGTGCGTTGACTTTTATCACTTTTTTGCCTGACGCGCCACTAAAGGGGGAGTTTCCCTACGTTTCGTTCAAATGGCTCTGGTCACCCTTTACG is a window of Thermosynechococcus vestitus BP-1 DNA encoding:
- the pstC gene encoding phosphate ABC transporter permease subunit PstC — encoded protein: MADQPLAPRIELPIPAKARQKRIWVERIIGSLLFVAAFSSVAITTVIIYILFSETAVFFEKVIEIHHESLVAALAEFLTTTEWSPLIEPVTIGVWALLSATITTCVIASLVAIPFGTIGAIYLSEFAPAKVREILKPILELLAAVPTVVYGYFALLFVTPLLQKIILAVQKWYEPGKEPWEYYELPGFNMLGAGIVVGLMVIPYVMSMAEDALQAIPSHLREGSYAMGATRLQTALRVLLPAATSGLIAAYILGLARAVGETMIVAVAAGLQPKFTFNPLEGAATTTAFIVSASLGDLPHGSLEYQSIFAAGIMLFFVTFLMNVAGYFISRRYREVY
- the pstA gene encoding phosphate ABC transporter permease PstA codes for the protein MIDMLRNPLAIRASVKARTRWEKFFIFLGLFSIAIALLTLVLLVGDLLLRGAPILNWKFFTSPPSGDPAEAGILTAWVGSLLVILVTIVVAVPLGVAAGIYLEEYAPKNWLLDFIEINITNLAGVPSIIYGLLALGFFVYILKWGESILTAGCTLALLILPVIIVATREAIRAIPQGIREGAYAVGATRWQTIADHILPYSMGGILTGVIVGVSRALGETAPLVTIGALTFITFLPDAPLKGEFPYVSFKWLWSPFTVLPIQMFNWVSRPQEEFQVNAAAAGIVLLVLTLGVNAMAIYLRYRFRKSIKW